GGCCGATTATTACATTTCAATTAATAAGCTAAGGGAAATGTGGGCTAAGAAACCAGAGCTTTTAAATATTAACTTCACGTTTAACACTAACCGTTCCAAATTTACTCGGGTGCAGGATAGCGTGTTAAATACTATAACAGAAAATCTTAAGAAAAGCAGTATTTCAGTAGATAAAACTGATAAAAAGTTAAGCATCATTGCCATAACTTGTAAATCTCAAGACGAACTGTTTTCAAAATACTTTACTGAAAATCTGGTGCAAACGGTGACTGATTTTTATGTAAAAACCAAAACAGGCCGTTCTGCTAAAAGTGTGGCTATTCTTCAAAATAAAGCCGATTCCTTACGTAATGAAATGAATCGTGCCATGTACGGTAGAGCAGCTGCTGTTGATCAAACACTTAATTTAAATCCAGCCCGTCAAACAGCAACTGTCCCATCGCAACGTAAGACAGTTGATATACAAGTATTAAGTGCTGCTTATGGTGAGGTGGTTAAAAATCTGGAAATATCCAAAATGGCTTTGATGCGGGAAACACCTTTTATTCAGGTAATTGATGAACCTATTTTGCCGCTGAGTAAGGAAAAATATGGGAAGATGAAGGGATTGATGATGGGAGGAATACTCGCTGGATTTTTGACAGTGGTGGGATTGTTGGGAAGAAAGGTGTTTTCGGGAATCATGGAATAGGAAGTGTATTTCACCGATTTTGAAGGTGGGATTATACCGATTTGGGTGGTTAAACAATAAAACAATTTAACAAAACAAAAAACTAACCTTTTTGAGGCACATGAATATAATAGTAACGGGTGCAAATGGTCAGTTAGGAAATGAATTGAGATTATTGACTCATATCCGTCCTCACTTTAGTGTGATGGATAAGCAAAAGGTGAAAGCTGAATTTGGTTTGCAAATTCCATACTGGAGGGAAAGTTTGAAAGATTGTTTAGAACTGATTAAATAAACAGGTGGTTATGCAAAAGTATACCTTAAAAGTTCAGGAAGTTGTAATTGAAACGAATGATACTGTCACTATTCGTTTCAAGCAACCTGCCTTGAAAAAAGTTAAGTATAAACCTGGCCAATATCTTACCATTTGTGTAAACGTTAATGGACGTAAATATAGACGTCCATATTCTATTTCATCTGCACCAGGTATTGATTCGACTGTTGATGTTACTGTAAAACGTGTTGAAGGAGGAGTGGTATCTAATTTCTTAAATGATTCCGTTGTTGAAGGACAGATGATGGAAGTTTTAGAACCTACTGGGGATTTTATCATAGATGAGAATCGGAATTCAGCAAACCTATTATTATGGGGTGCAGGAAGTGGTATAACACCTCTATTATCAATTCTGAAAACTTCTCTAATCAATTCAACTGGTCACATAAGTCTGGTTTATTGTAATCGGGATCATGATTCGGTAACCTTTAAGGAAATTCTTGATGAGATGGTTGAGCAAAATGCTGACCGACTAAAAGTATATTATATCTATTCTAAACCTAAAAGGGAGGATCATAATATCTTTCAGACGGGAAGACTTAATAAGCAGATGGTTCATAAGATAATAGAAGGAATTATTGATCCTATAAATACACTTCATTATATCTGTGGCCCAAAAGGAATAAAGGATACAGTTGTTAATGAACTTACCTCTTTAGGTCTTCCGGAAAATCAAATTTATTTTGAAAACTTTGAGAAAACGATTGGTCCAAAAGAATTCGAAGGGGTAGAGGATCGAGAAATTTCGATCTGCTTTAATGGAACGAATTCAATTATAATAGTGGAGAAAGGAAAATCCTTTTTAGATGCCGCTTTAGACTCTGGGTTTGATTTACCGTATAGTTGTCAAATTGGAACTTGCTTAGAATGTAAAGGGAAAATTTTAAAAGGTGATGTTAGAATGATAGGCATGGAAAAGGTTCCAAACGAATTAATGGCTGATGAATGCCTTCTTTGTTGCTCACATCCATTAACCGATAATGTTCAGATCCAAATAAATTAGAAATATATACAACACTAAATATGAAAGTAGTTTTACTGGCAGGGGGCTTAGGTACCCGTTTATCAGAAGAAACAGTACTAAAACCAAAACCCATGGTTGAAATTGGTGGCATGCCCATTCTTTGGCACATCATGAAGATCTATTCCGCTCATGGATTCAATGACTTTGTGATCTGTCTTGGTTACAAAGGTTATGTGATCAAAGAGTATTTTGCAAACTACTTTTTACATAAATCGGATGTTACCATTGATCTCAAAAGTAATGCAGTAAAAGTGCATGACTCACAGGCAGAGCCTTGGAATATCACTTTAGTTGACACCGGTAATGAATCAATGACCGGAGGACGCGTAAAGCGTATTCAGCATCATATTGGCAATGAGCCTTTCATGCTAACCTATGGTGATGGTTTAGCTAACGTAGATATTAAAGCCTTGGTTGATTTCCATAAGAAAAGTGGTAAGCATTGTACTGTTACTTCGGTGCAGCCAACTGGAAGATTTGGCTCTTTGAATATTAATGGAGATAGCTCAGTTCACTCTTTCCTCGAGAAACCCAAAGGGGACGGTTCCTGGATCAATGGCGGCTTCTTTGTTTGTCAACCGGAGGTGTTTGATTATATCGAAAATGATTCAACCATTTTTGAGCGTGCCCCTATGGAAAAATTAGCTTCTGATGGGCAGATGGTTGCTTATCAGCATGAAGGCTTTTGGAAACCTATGGATACATTGCGCGATAAAATAGAATTAGAAGAAAACTGGACTGCTAATAAAGCCCCCTGGAAAATTTGGTAAGCATCATGTTTAAGTCATTAGAGGAAACATATAAAGGCAAAAAAGTTTTTTTAACAGGGCATACAGGCTTCAAAGGAGCGTGGATGTTGAAAATCTTATCAATGTTAGGTGCTAAAGTTCAAGGCTATGCATTGGCACCTGAAAATGAGTTTGATCTCTATCATCTTATTGATGGAGACAAGCTATGTACTTCAACCATTGGCGATTTGAGGGATAAAGAACTTTTAAAGAATACAATTCTTAGTTTTCAACCCGATTTTATTTTTCATTTGGCAGCGCAGCCTCTTGTTCGATTGTCTTATGAAATTCCTTCTGAAACATTTGAGGTAAACGCTATTGGCACCGCCAACTTATTGGATGGTGTACGTTTATTGAATAAACCCTGTAATGTTGTTTTAATCACTACTGACAAGGTATATCACAATAACGAATGGGAATATCCTTATCGTGAAACTGACCGTTTAGGTGGTTATGATCCTTACAGTGCCAGTAAAGCTTGCGCGGAATTAGTGATTGATTCTTATCGTAATTCTTTTTTCAACCTTAAGAAATACGATGAACATCAAAAAGCTATTGCGGTAACTCGAGCCGGGAATGTGATAGGGGGAGGCGATTGGGCAAAAGATCGATTGATGCCTGATATTGCACGCGCATTGGTTAAGAACGAAACTATTGAAATTCGCAATCCTAATTCCGTTAGGCCTTGGCAACATGTATTGGAACCGGTTATGGGTTACCTTTTATTAGGATTAAAATTGAAAGAAGACCCGATTCGATTCGCACAAGCCTACAATTTCGGCCCTTATGCTACTGATGCCTTGCCGGTAGTTGATATGGTTGAATTGGCCATTAAGGCTTGGGGATGCGGAAATTACAAAATAAAGAATGCTGCTGATCAACCACATGAAGCAGCTTTGCTAAAGCTTGATATAAGTAAAGCTGGAGTGGATTTAGTTTGGCGGCCTAAAATGAATGCTAGTCAAGCAATTCAGTTTACCATTGATTGGTATAAACAATTTGATATCAATAGAGATGATATAGATGGGTTTACGAATAGCCAAATAAACAATTTTGAGATACTAAATACTGAAATTCAGTGAATGAAATCATTAGACAAGACCTGGAATATATAAGTAACTCAGGTATTGAATGGGGTAGATTTAAGGATAAAACAGTTCTTATTTCGGGAGCAAATGGATTCATTCCATCTTATCTGGTTGAATCATTGTTGTTTGTAAATAATTTGCTGAATCAGAATACAAGAGTAATCGCATTAGTCAGAAACAAAGAAAAGGCGGAAAAAAGATTTAGAAATTATTTAAATAATCACTTATTAGAAATCTTGGTTCAAGACGTTTGTCAACCAATTGATCTTAATATTAAAGTAGATTATATTATTCATGCAGCAAGTCAAGCTAGTCCAAAGTATTATTCAATCGATCCTGTCGGAACTCTGAATGCAAATATTTTTGGAACAATAAATCTATTATCATTAGCTGTTAAATCTTCTGCTCAAAGTTGTCTGTTTTTTAGTTCCAGTGAAGTTTACGGTGAAGTTGAAGAGGATTTTATTCCTATTAAAGAGGATGGTTATGGTTATTTAAATCCAAC
Above is a window of Solitalea lacus DNA encoding:
- a CDS encoding ferredoxin--NADP reductase, with the protein product MQKYTLKVQEVVIETNDTVTIRFKQPALKKVKYKPGQYLTICVNVNGRKYRRPYSISSAPGIDSTVDVTVKRVEGGVVSNFLNDSVVEGQMMEVLEPTGDFIIDENRNSANLLLWGAGSGITPLLSILKTSLINSTGHISLVYCNRDHDSVTFKEILDEMVEQNADRLKVYYIYSKPKREDHNIFQTGRLNKQMVHKIIEGIIDPINTLHYICGPKGIKDTVVNELTSLGLPENQIYFENFEKTIGPKEFEGVEDREISICFNGTNSIIIVEKGKSFLDAALDSGFDLPYSCQIGTCLECKGKILKGDVRMIGMEKVPNELMADECLLCCSHPLTDNVQIQIN
- the rfbF gene encoding glucose-1-phosphate cytidylyltransferase translates to MKVVLLAGGLGTRLSEETVLKPKPMVEIGGMPILWHIMKIYSAHGFNDFVICLGYKGYVIKEYFANYFLHKSDVTIDLKSNAVKVHDSQAEPWNITLVDTGNESMTGGRVKRIQHHIGNEPFMLTYGDGLANVDIKALVDFHKKSGKHCTVTSVQPTGRFGSLNINGDSSVHSFLEKPKGDGSWINGGFFVCQPEVFDYIENDSTIFERAPMEKLASDGQMVAYQHEGFWKPMDTLRDKIELEENWTANKAPWKIW
- a CDS encoding sugar nucleotide-binding protein codes for the protein MNIIVTGANGQLGNELRLLTHIRPHFSVMDKQKVKAEFGLQIPYWRESLKDCLELIK
- a CDS encoding lipopolysaccharide biosynthesis protein; the encoded protein is MTNQQTNTAVNDDEISLKEIILKLKEWGQYLLSKWVIIIAAGIFGGTIGFTYALSQRPQYTARLTFALEEDKGGGIGAYAGLASQFGIDLGGAGGGVFSGDNLLELMKSRSMIERTLLSEVEINGKKQSLADYYISINKLREMWAKKPELLNINFTFNTNRSKFTRVQDSVLNTITENLKKSSISVDKTDKKLSIIAITCKSQDELFSKYFTENLVQTVTDFYVKTKTGRSAKSVAILQNKADSLRNEMNRAMYGRAAAVDQTLNLNPARQTATVPSQRKTVDIQVLSAAYGEVVKNLEISKMALMRETPFIQVIDEPILPLSKEKYGKMKGLMMGGILAGFLTVVGLLGRKVFSGIME
- the rfbG gene encoding CDP-glucose 4,6-dehydratase: MFKSLEETYKGKKVFLTGHTGFKGAWMLKILSMLGAKVQGYALAPENEFDLYHLIDGDKLCTSTIGDLRDKELLKNTILSFQPDFIFHLAAQPLVRLSYEIPSETFEVNAIGTANLLDGVRLLNKPCNVVLITTDKVYHNNEWEYPYRETDRLGGYDPYSASKACAELVIDSYRNSFFNLKKYDEHQKAIAVTRAGNVIGGGDWAKDRLMPDIARALVKNETIEIRNPNSVRPWQHVLEPVMGYLLLGLKLKEDPIRFAQAYNFGPYATDALPVVDMVELAIKAWGCGNYKIKNAADQPHEAALLKLDISKAGVDLVWRPKMNASQAIQFTIDWYKQFDINRDDIDGFTNSQINNFEILNTEIQ